A single genomic interval of Triticum aestivum cultivar Chinese Spring unplaced genomic scaffold, IWGSC CS RefSeq v2.1 scaffold179336, whole genome shotgun sequence harbors:
- the LOC123172421 gene encoding arginine decarboxylase: protein MDGSIMGVGSNKVKYGGLYNIQGWGAPYFTVNTEGNLCVKADGHETKAGQEMDVLHVIQAAKQKRKDIQFPMILRFPNVLKHRLDALHAAFHTAISRTGYTNTYQGVFPVKVNQNRAIVHDLVCFGHAYSYGLEAGSKPELLIAMSCLTKEANSRAFLVCNGYKDAEYVRLALSARAIGLNAIMVLDMEEELDIIIHQSSKLGVEPVIGVRAKLLTKIPGHYGSTAGKHGKFGLPADRIYEVAKKLKGLNKLHWLKLLHFHVGSMIPTTELVAKAATEAADIYCTLVNKYDAAEMTTLDCGGGLGIDYDGTRSADSDISVAYGLEEYASSIVQAVRTTCDKAMVSHPVLCTESGQAMVSHHSMIILESLSAIPEPKDDDDEDTPEQLRTKIQHHYSASNLPTSAAVMDLQKHGIEAYKLAKKLSKRIAGDANTIYNYHMNLSVFSLLPDMWGIKWRFPMMPVSRLNEEPTRMSTLIDLTCDSDGKIDKFIGNAETLPLHPLPLDPDPERGGCYYLAVLLSGAYQEALSNKHNLFGGPSIVRVEKSTATATGFQIATADLGPTTEELISTMRYNVRQDIVGVIQRRAIEIGVWGMVGEVVHTGLTTMPYLIVEDHAASSWKHQGGLDGKDESIVKMVFRQVSRLLCLPFTWSIPSKRIGSAA from the coding sequence ATGGATGGATCCATTATGGGCGTGGGTAGCAACAAGGTTAAGTATGGTGGATTGTACAACATCCAGGGGTGGGGCGCACCCTACTTCACAGTGAACACGGAAGGCAACCTGTGTGTGAAGGCGGATGGGCACGAGACCAAGGCAGGGCAGGAGATGGACGTGCTGCACGTCATTCAAGCTGCAAAGCAGAAGAGGAAGGACATCCAGTTTCCGATGATCCTCCGGTTCCCCAACGTGCTCAAGCACCGCCTCGACGCTCTCCACGCCGCATTCCACACGGCCATCAGCCGCACCGGGTACACCAATACATACCAGGGCGTGTTCCCGGTGAAGGTGAACCAAAACAGGGCCATCGTCCACGACTTGGTTTGCTTCGGCCATGCTTACAGCTACGGGCTGGAGGCAGGCTCCAAGCCGGAGTTGCTCATCGCAATGAGCTGCCTCACAAAGGAGGCTAATTCCAGAGCCTTCCTGGTTTGCAATGGGTACAAGGACGCCGAGTACGTGAGGCTGGCGCTGTCGGCGCGTGCCATAGGCCTGAATGCTATCATGgtgctggacatggaggaggagcTGGACATCATCATCCACCAGAGCAGCAAGCTCGGGGTGGAGCCGGTCATCGGCGTGCGCGCCAAGCTGCTCACCAAGATACCAGGCCACTACGGGTCCACGGCCGGCAAGCACGGCAAGTTCGGCCTGCCTGCGGACAGGATCTACGAGGTGGCCAAGAAGCTCAAGGGTCTCAACAAGCTGCACTGGCTCAAGCTGCTGCACTTCCACGTGGGCTCCATGATCCCGACCACGGAGCTAGTGGCCAAAGCGGCCACGGAGGCCGCCGACATCTACTGCACCCTGGTGAACAAGTATGACGCGGCGGAGATGACCACTCTAGACTGCGGCGGGGGGCTCGGCATCGACTACGACGGCACCCGGTCAGCCGACTCCGACATTTCCGTGGCgtacgggctggaggagtacgcgTCCAGCATTGTGCAGGCAGTGCGGACCACGTGCGACAAGGCCATGGTCTCGCACCCTGTGCTGTGCACCGAGAGCGGCCAGGCCATGGTGTCGCACCACTCCATGATCATCCTCGAATCGCTCTCAGCGATCCCCGAGCCCAAGGACGACGATGACGAGGACACCCCGGAGCAGCTGCGCACCAAGATCCAGCATCACTACTCTGCTTCCAATTTGCCGACGTCGGCAGCAGTCATGGACCTCCAGAAGCACGGGATCGAGGCGTACAAGCTGGCCAAGAAGCTCTCCAAAAGGATCGCCGGGGATGCCAACACCATCTACAACTACCACATGAACCTCTCCGTCTTCTCGCTGCTTCCTGACATGTGGGGCATCAAATGGCGCTTCCCGATGATGCCTGTGAGCCGGCTCAATGAGGAGCCTACCCGAATGAGCACACTCATCGACCTAACCTGCGACAGCGACGGCAAGATCGACAAGTTCATAGGAAACGCCGAGACGCTCCCGCTTCACCCACTGCCGCTAGACCCTGACCCTGAGCGCGGTGGCTGCTACTACCTCGCCGTGCTGCTTTCCGGCGCATACCAGGAAGCCCTTTCTAACAAGCACAACCTGTTCGGCGGCCCGAGCATAGTGCGGGTCGAGAAAAGCACCGCCACTGCCACCGGCTTCCAAATCGCCACAGCCGACCTGGGCCCGACGACGGAGGAGCTCATCAGCACCATGAGGTACAATGTCAGGCAGGACATCGTGGGCGTCATCCAGAGGCGGGCCATAGAGATAGGGGTGTGGGGAATGGTGGGGGAGGTAGTGCACACTGGGCTTACCACCATGCCGTACCTCATCGTGGAAGATCATGCCGCCTCTTCATGGAAGCACCAAGGAGGACTAGATGGAAAAGACGAGTCGATCGTCAAGATGGTGTTTCGGCAAGTTTCCCGTCTCCTCTGCTTGCCCTTCACGTGGTCCATCCCATCAAAACGAATCGGATCAGCAGCCTGA